From Nonlabens sp. Ci31, the proteins below share one genomic window:
- a CDS encoding T9SS type A sorting domain-containing protein, which yields MKKTLLFFVSLFFTQTIFSQDRADIWYFGEQVGIDFSSGVPSILLNSSMDGFEANTSITDCAGNILFYTNGVSVWDSTHSITPNGDGLLGHIFTSQILIIPQTETNYFIIYSDNEGGSNGLRYSEFDANLNGGLGDIKSTSKNTLLHSNSSERMTATYNSDKNGIWLLTMNISSTSFYNYLITNTGISSPVITPINHSIFPKCCETMKFSPDGNWLAYTNQNSNSGGDSKLYTFNNVTGEIIFHSNLPRNISTSESQYGISFSPNSSKLYISTIYNIQTGGAFNRLYQYNLESTDIPQSQVTIFTETFPNSGAVTSPFGSLQIAPDGKIYLARWNETFLGVINNPNLLGQNSNFILDGLALNNRESRLGLPNYIDNYFNEFDTYDFCQPLSITDYNEHSFEIYPNPVTEYLYINLLETFENLNIKFFNIRGQKVMEFNYLNKSKLKLDINNLSNGLYFLKLTINGNIITKKIMKN from the coding sequence ATGAAAAAAACTTTACTCTTTTTTGTTTCTCTATTTTTTACACAAACAATCTTTAGTCAAGATAGAGCTGATATTTGGTATTTTGGTGAACAAGTAGGAATAGATTTTTCATCTGGAGTTCCTTCAATTCTATTAAATAGCTCAATGGACGGATTTGAAGCTAATACATCTATTACAGATTGTGCAGGAAATATACTGTTCTATACAAATGGAGTAAGTGTATGGGATTCTACTCATAGTATCACTCCTAACGGAGATGGCCTTTTAGGACATATCTTCACGAGTCAAATTCTTATAATTCCACAAACAGAAACTAATTATTTTATTATTTATTCTGATAATGAAGGAGGTTCTAATGGGTTAAGATATTCAGAATTTGATGCTAATTTAAATGGAGGATTAGGAGATATAAAGTCTACTAGTAAAAACACATTATTACATTCTAACTCTTCAGAAAGAATGACTGCAACTTATAATTCTGATAAAAACGGAATTTGGTTATTAACAATGAATATTTCTTCAACTTCATTTTATAATTATCTAATAACAAATACAGGAATATCTTCACCTGTCATAACACCTATAAACCACTCAATATTCCCTAAGTGTTGTGAAACAATGAAGTTTTCACCTGATGGAAATTGGTTAGCATATACAAATCAAAACTCTAATAGTGGTGGAGATTCGAAATTATACACATTTAATAATGTAACTGGAGAAATAATATTTCATTCTAATTTGCCACGAAATATAAGCACAAGTGAAAGTCAGTATGGCATATCTTTTTCCCCTAATAGTTCAAAATTATACATATCAACTATATATAATATACAAACAGGCGGAGCTTTTAATAGGCTTTATCAATATAATTTAGAAAGTACAGATATACCTCAATCTCAAGTTACTATTTTTACTGAGACCTTTCCTAATTCGGGCGCTGTTACTAGTCCATTTGGAAGCCTACAAATAGCTCCAGATGGCAAGATTTATCTAGCAAGGTGGAATGAGACATTTTTAGGCGTTATAAATAACCCAAATCTGTTAGGTCAAAATAGTAATTTTATCTTGGATGGATTAGCACTAAATAATCGAGAATCTAGATTAGGTTTACCAAATTATATTGATAATTATTTCAATGAATTTGATACATATGATTTTTGTCAACCTTTGAGTATTACAGATTATAATGAGCATTCTTTTGAAATATATCCAAACCCTGTAACTGAATATTTATATATTAATTTACTTGAGACATTTGAAAACTTGAATATTAAATTCTTCAATATAAGAGGTCAAAAAGTTATGGAATTTAACTATTTGAATAAAAGTAAACTCAAACTAGATATCAATAATTTATCAAACGGATTATATTTTCTTAAACTAACGATTAACGGTAATATTATTACTAAGAAGATAATGAAAAATTAA